The following proteins are encoded in a genomic region of Arachis ipaensis cultivar K30076 chromosome B02, Araip1.1, whole genome shotgun sequence:
- the LOC110267556 gene encoding uncharacterized protein LOC110267556 isoform X2 translates to MEERDLVTVGLWLPLVMGCGETMPPSPEEHSRGHLSRVERGRAAGCRRTLPPPPLSPKTAAESSVSGHVSMLAFRARSSQLPCFVISVSVYVLEVPALVFCTCIRVFAI, encoded by the exons ATGGAGGAGAGGGATCTTGTCACCGTCGGTCTATGGCTGCCACTGGTGATGGGTTGCGGAGAAACCATGCCGCCATCGCCGGAAGAACACTCCCG CGGTCATCTAAGTCGCGTGGAGAGAGGAAGAGCCGCTGGGTGTCGCCGCACCTTGCCTCCGCCGCCTCTGTCGCCGAAAACAGCCGCTGAGTCCTCGGTATCG GGTCATGTATCCATGCTTGCATTTCGTGCTCGGAGTTCGCAGCTGCCTTGTTTTGTCATTTCAGTAAGTGTGTATGTTTTGGAAGTCCCCGCGTTAGTGTTCTGCACGTGTATTAGAGTCTTTGCGATATGA
- the LOC110267556 gene encoding uncharacterized protein LOC110267556 isoform X1, translating into MEERDLVTVGLWLPLVMGCGETMPPSPEEHSRGHLSRVERGRAAGCRRTLPPPPLSPKTAAESSVSVSVSDSRSLLSLLCELMLRCYSVFCHRVMYPCLHFVLGVRSCLVLSFQ; encoded by the exons ATGGAGGAGAGGGATCTTGTCACCGTCGGTCTATGGCTGCCACTGGTGATGGGTTGCGGAGAAACCATGCCGCCATCGCCGGAAGAACACTCCCG CGGTCATCTAAGTCGCGTGGAGAGAGGAAGAGCCGCTGGGTGTCGCCGCACCTTGCCTCCGCCGCCTCTGTCGCCGAAAACAGCCGCTGAGTCCTCGGTATCGGTAAGCGTTTCCGATTCGAGAAGCCTTTTGTCACTGCTCTGTGAACTTATGCTGAGGTGTTACAGTGTCTTCTGTCACAGGGTCATGTATCCATGCTTGCATTTCGTGCTCGGAGTTCGCAGCTGCCTTGTTTTGTCATTTCAGTAA